Proteins encoded by one window of Synechococcales cyanobacterium CNB:
- the phoU gene encoding phosphate signaling complex protein PhoU: MREARYAIAMLERALDALWRLDAEAAMEVRLRDDRVDEEEVAIEQDCYRLLALKQPVARDFRIIAFILKVNADIERVADHASSIAKIAKKMRRDPPPRWPQSLREMGERVPLMCYQLLRAVMSEDAVSARAVVEMDETIDQLNRQLFGETVEMMRRDPEACADGLLISRAGRELERVGDLMTNIAEDVVFLATGEIIRHQKRRAEAQARQATPPA; this comes from the coding sequence GTGCGTGAGGCGCGGTACGCGATCGCGATGCTTGAGCGTGCGCTGGACGCGCTGTGGCGTTTGGACGCGGAGGCGGCGATGGAGGTTCGTCTGCGCGACGACCGCGTGGACGAGGAGGAGGTTGCGATCGAGCAGGACTGTTATCGGCTGCTCGCGTTGAAGCAGCCTGTGGCGCGGGACTTTCGGATCATCGCGTTCATCCTGAAGGTGAACGCGGACATCGAGCGGGTGGCGGACCATGCGTCGTCGATCGCGAAGATCGCGAAGAAGATGCGGCGTGATCCGCCGCCGCGCTGGCCCCAGTCGCTGCGGGAGATGGGCGAGCGCGTGCCGCTGATGTGCTACCAGTTGCTGCGAGCGGTGATGAGCGAGGACGCGGTGTCGGCGCGCGCGGTGGTGGAGATGGACGAGACGATCGACCAGTTGAACCGCCAGTTGTTCGGGGAGACGGTGGAGATGATGCGCCGCGACCCGGAGGCGTGCGCGGACGGGCTGCTGATCTCCCGAGCGGGGCGGGAACTGGAGCGTGTGGGCGACCTGATGACGAACATCGCCGAGGACGTGGTGTTCCTGGCGACGGGGGAGATCATCCGTCACCAGAAGCGCAGGGCGGAGGCGCAGGCACGGCAGGCAACGCCACCGGCGTAA
- a CDS encoding class I SAM-dependent methyltransferase: MPNPARESLRRLLARSLRPAVWPVEQRLDRIISSASRVSASRVSAAVVWRGGLDGHAIAHDASVDHAATKRLRQELTYWAAVVRGADPAFPGDFRETFGRWQRTRLYELAERLGLADDFSPGDPITGRMAEWCAVRTAVEIGSGPYPAVAAARWRRAVAVDPVADGYFAEALVPAEAERVAFLAAPGENVPLPDAVADLVIAENCLDHVVSPPRVAAEMTRLLVPGGLAWVLVDVLDQPDELHPHAMDDTKARTLLESAGLELVWGEVWSGHSHPLARGQWRALLRKPE; this comes from the coding sequence GTGCCCAACCCCGCCCGCGAATCCCTCCGACGCCTCCTCGCACGATCCCTCCGGCCCGCCGTGTGGCCCGTCGAGCAACGACTCGACCGCATCATCAGCTCCGCCTCGCGAGTCTCCGCCTCGCGAGTCTCCGCCGCGGTGGTCTGGCGCGGGGGCCTTGACGGACACGCCATCGCCCACGACGCCTCCGTCGATCACGCCGCCACGAAGCGCCTCCGCCAGGAACTCACCTACTGGGCCGCGGTGGTCCGCGGCGCGGACCCCGCATTCCCGGGAGACTTCCGCGAAACCTTCGGCCGCTGGCAGCGCACGCGCCTCTACGAACTCGCCGAACGCCTCGGCCTCGCGGACGACTTCTCCCCGGGCGATCCGATCACAGGCCGCATGGCCGAGTGGTGCGCTGTGCGCACCGCCGTCGAGATTGGCTCCGGGCCATACCCCGCCGTCGCCGCTGCGCGCTGGCGGAGAGCCGTCGCCGTCGATCCCGTCGCCGACGGCTACTTCGCCGAGGCCCTCGTCCCTGCCGAAGCCGAACGTGTCGCCTTCCTCGCCGCCCCGGGCGAGAACGTCCCGCTCCCCGACGCCGTTGCCGACCTCGTCATCGCCGAGAACTGCCTCGACCATGTCGTCTCCCCCCCCCGCGTCGCCGCCGAGATGACGCGCCTCCTCGTCCCCGGCGGCCTCGCCTGGGTGCTCGTCGATGTCCTCGACCAGCCCGACGAACTCCACCCGCACGCCATGGACGACACCAAGGCACGAACCCTCCTCGAATCCGCGGGCTTGGAACTCGTTTGGGGCGAAGTCTGGAGCGGCCACAGCCATCCGCTCGCTCGGGGGCAATGGCGCGCCCTCCTGCGCAAGCCGGAATGA
- a CDS encoding glycoside hydrolase family 2, whose protein sequence is MRVLGIVGAAAVVVGVSGQTEEWKPVEGGLKTRWAAEVSPESVLREYPRPTMSRQSWLNLNGLWEWAEAPAEGDSPAEFAGTILVPFPIESALSGVGRSVEHLWYRRSFVVPHEWREGRVLLHFGAVDWHARVWVNGRFVGEHVGGYDGFSFDVTDALVGGDEQTVVVSVWDPTDGHWQPRGKQVREPHGIWYTPTTGIWQTVWVEPVPNAYVRRLHVTPDFDTRMVRVRADAVAEDGRTVRAKVSIGSVAVAEATGAPGEELALDLASDFRPWSPDQPRLYDLVVELLDGERVVDRVASYCGVRKVEVRPDAEGVERIHLNGEPIFVFGPLDQGFWPDGLYTAPTDAALMYDLIVTKRLGFNAVRKHVKVEPERWYWWCDVLGLLVLQDMPSGDAYVGPGRGEIARSAESAAQFERELRAMVEGRMHHPSVVCWVPFNEGWGQYDTVRIANWVKELDPTRLVICASGWNDYPAGDLIDWHAYPGPASPRPSGGRAAFLGEYGGLGLPLAGHTWQDEKNWGYRSYTDRGALTEAYLALADDLRLLIADPGLSGAIYTQTTDVEVEVNGLMTYDREVIKMDEMKLLGAHLRLYAPPPRVREIAGTSRGDAVEWAYTFERPADGWEKPGFDDSSWQRGPGGFGREGTPGAVVRTPWHTGDVWIRRQFILPRVLLHDPRLLIHHDEDAEVYVNGVPAAELKGYTTGYVVRRMSEAARESLLSGPVTIAVHCRQTTGGQYIDVGIVDVIEAGE, encoded by the coding sequence ATGCGCGTACTCGGGATCGTCGGCGCCGCGGCAGTCGTGGTAGGCGTGTCGGGGCAGACCGAGGAGTGGAAGCCGGTGGAAGGCGGGCTGAAGACGCGGTGGGCGGCGGAGGTCTCGCCGGAGAGCGTGCTGCGCGAGTACCCGCGTCCGACGATGTCGCGGCAGAGCTGGCTGAACCTCAACGGGCTGTGGGAGTGGGCGGAGGCTCCGGCGGAGGGCGATTCGCCGGCGGAGTTTGCTGGGACGATCCTGGTGCCGTTCCCGATTGAGAGCGCGCTCTCCGGGGTGGGGCGTTCGGTGGAGCACCTGTGGTATCGGCGTTCGTTCGTCGTGCCGCACGAGTGGCGGGAGGGTCGCGTGCTGCTGCACTTCGGGGCGGTGGACTGGCACGCGCGGGTGTGGGTGAACGGGCGGTTCGTGGGCGAGCACGTCGGCGGGTACGACGGGTTCTCGTTCGACGTCACGGATGCGCTCGTGGGCGGTGACGAGCAGACGGTGGTCGTGAGTGTGTGGGATCCGACGGACGGGCACTGGCAGCCGCGGGGCAAGCAGGTGCGCGAGCCGCACGGCATCTGGTACACCCCGACGACGGGCATCTGGCAGACGGTGTGGGTCGAGCCTGTGCCGAACGCGTACGTGCGGCGGCTGCACGTGACGCCCGACTTCGATACTCGGATGGTTCGCGTTCGCGCCGATGCGGTGGCGGAGGATGGACGCACGGTGCGGGCGAAGGTGTCGATCGGGAGCGTGGCGGTCGCGGAGGCGACGGGCGCGCCTGGCGAGGAGCTGGCGCTCGATCTCGCGTCGGACTTTCGGCCGTGGTCGCCGGACCAGCCGCGGCTATACGACCTTGTCGTCGAGTTGCTCGATGGCGAGCGCGTGGTGGATCGGGTTGCGTCGTACTGCGGCGTTCGGAAGGTCGAGGTTCGGCCCGACGCGGAGGGCGTGGAGCGCATTCATCTGAATGGCGAGCCGATCTTCGTGTTCGGGCCGCTGGACCAGGGGTTCTGGCCGGATGGCTTGTACACCGCGCCGACGGATGCCGCGCTGATGTACGACCTGATCGTGACGAAGCGGCTGGGGTTCAACGCGGTCCGCAAGCACGTGAAGGTGGAGCCTGAGCGGTGGTACTGGTGGTGCGACGTGCTTGGGCTGCTGGTGCTGCAGGACATGCCGAGCGGTGACGCGTACGTGGGGCCGGGGCGCGGGGAGATTGCGCGGTCGGCGGAGTCGGCTGCGCAGTTCGAGCGGGAGTTGCGAGCGATGGTCGAGGGGCGCATGCACCATCCGAGCGTGGTGTGCTGGGTGCCCTTCAACGAGGGGTGGGGGCAGTACGACACGGTGAGGATCGCGAACTGGGTGAAGGAACTGGACCCGACGCGGCTGGTGATCTGTGCGAGCGGGTGGAACGACTACCCCGCGGGCGACCTGATCGACTGGCACGCCTATCCGGGGCCGGCGTCGCCGAGGCCGAGCGGCGGGCGTGCGGCGTTCCTCGGTGAATACGGCGGGCTTGGGCTGCCGCTCGCGGGGCACACGTGGCAGGACGAGAAGAACTGGGGGTATCGGAGTTACACGGATCGGGGTGCGCTGACGGAGGCGTACCTCGCGCTGGCGGACGATCTGCGTTTGCTGATCGCCGATCCGGGGCTGTCGGGGGCGATCTACACGCAGACGACGGACGTGGAGGTCGAGGTGAACGGGCTGATGACCTACGACCGTGAGGTCATCAAGATGGACGAGATGAAACTGCTCGGGGCGCACCTTCGGCTGTATGCGCCCCCGCCGCGGGTGCGGGAGATCGCGGGGACATCGCGCGGCGATGCGGTGGAGTGGGCGTACACGTTCGAGCGGCCGGCGGATGGCTGGGAGAAGCCTGGGTTTGATGATTCGTCGTGGCAGCGCGGACCGGGCGGGTTCGGGCGCGAGGGGACGCCGGGAGCGGTTGTGCGCACACCGTGGCACACGGGGGACGTGTGGATCCGGCGGCAGTTCATCCTGCCGCGGGTACTGCTGCACGATCCGCGGCTGCTGATCCACCACGATGAGGACGCGGAGGTGTACGTCAACGGCGTGCCGGCGGCAGAACTGAAGGGGTACACGACGGGGTACGTGGTGCGACGCATGAGCGAGGCAGCGAGAGAGTCTCTGCTCTCTGGGCCGGTGACGATCGCGGTGCACTGCAGACAAACAACGGGCGGGCAATACATCGACGTTGGGATCGTGGATGTCATTGAGGCGGGGGAGTGA